One Parachlamydia sp. AcF125 DNA segment encodes these proteins:
- the rpsK gene encoding 30S ribosomal protein S11 — translation MSKQVVNKKAAVKPKKKLHAHVPSGVVHVKATFNNTIVSITDPNGNVVSWASAGKVNFSGSRKSSAFAATVAAQDAAKLAMAAGMREVEVKLKGPGAGRESAVRGLQGAGLLITSIRDVTPCPHNGCRPPKRRRV, via the coding sequence TTGTCTAAGCAGGTCGTAAATAAAAAAGCAGCTGTAAAGCCTAAAAAGAAGTTACATGCACATGTTCCATCCGGAGTTGTACATGTGAAAGCAACTTTTAACAATACGATTGTATCTATCACCGATCCTAATGGGAACGTGGTCTCTTGGGCCAGTGCAGGAAAAGTTAACTTCTCCGGTTCGCGTAAATCTTCAGCATTTGCAGCAACTGTTGCCGCTCAAGACGCAGCAAAACTTGCAATGGCTGCCGGAATGCGTGAAGTGGAAGTCAAGCTTAAAGGGCCAGGTGCAGGACGTGAGTCGGCTGTAAGAGGTTTGCAAGGGGCTGGATTGTTAATTACTTCAATCCGTGACGTGACTCCTTGTCCCCATAATGGTTGCAGGCCACCTAAAAGACGTCGAGTATAA
- the rpsM gene encoding 30S ribosomal protein S13 translates to MPRIIGIDIPDNKRLEISLTYIYGLGRRLANEIIAKLGLDPNMRAHKLTEDEIASINALLQSQYVVEGDLKRQVQNNIKRLISIHSYRGQRHRVGLPVRGQRTRTNARTRKGRRKTVANKKK, encoded by the coding sequence ATGCCTAGAATTATCGGTATCGACATACCGGATAATAAAAGATTAGAAATTAGTTTGACATATATCTATGGATTAGGTCGTCGTCTAGCTAATGAAATTATTGCAAAGCTGGGTCTAGACCCTAATATGCGTGCCCACAAATTGACAGAAGATGAGATTGCAAGTATTAACGCCTTGCTCCAGTCTCAGTATGTGGTTGAAGGGGATCTCAAACGTCAAGTTCAAAATAATATCAAACGATTAATTAGCATCCATTCCTATCGTGGGCAAAGACATCGCGTTGGACTTCCAGTTCGTGGACAACGCACTCGTACTAATGCTAGAACGAGAAAAGGCCGTCGTAAAACAGTTGCTAATAAGAAAAAATAA
- the secY gene encoding preprotein translocase subunit SecY → MFSEVQRVFQIPDLRNKILFTFLMLFVCRIGGFIPIPGINGEIAVSFFRHATGGGQNLFQMVDIFSGGAFSHMTVIALGVVPYISASIILQLLVALWPSLQRELRENGEVAKRKINKMTRMLTVLLSILQSGLFARYALQINMSKPGIVAGELLDVQAFGFPWLFYLIAIATMTTGTVFLMWVGEQITERGIGNGMSLIITLGILSQIPTALGLILQQLNLNSQEPGQMNLASVLVLVAVFVLVTIATILIIQGHRRIPLQYARRVVGRKEVQGGSSYIPLKVNYAGVIPVIFASSLLLFPATLGTFLGHGNWLGEVASWISPGSSVYMALFVLLIVFFTYFWTATQFRPDQIASDMKKNGAFIPGVRQGKPTQDYLESTMNKITLLGAIFLAGIAILPTLVGRFLAIPQTISYFFGGTALLILVGVVLDTMKQIESHLLMKRYDGFMKRGRVRGR, encoded by the coding sequence ATGTTTAGTGAAGTGCAACGAGTCTTTCAAATTCCTGACTTGAGAAATAAAATTCTATTTACCTTTCTCATGCTGTTTGTATGCCGGATAGGAGGATTTATTCCTATTCCAGGAATTAACGGTGAAATAGCAGTCAGTTTTTTTAGGCATGCGACAGGAGGAGGCCAAAATCTCTTCCAAATGGTAGATATATTTTCAGGGGGAGCCTTTTCCCATATGACGGTCATTGCCTTGGGAGTCGTTCCCTATATTTCTGCTTCTATTATTTTGCAGCTGCTCGTTGCTCTTTGGCCCTCTCTACAGCGCGAATTGCGTGAAAATGGGGAAGTGGCAAAGCGAAAAATCAATAAGATGACTCGTATGTTGACAGTTTTGCTGTCTATTTTGCAATCGGGATTGTTTGCAAGATATGCTCTCCAAATCAATATGTCAAAGCCAGGGATTGTAGCTGGTGAGCTTTTAGATGTGCAAGCTTTTGGATTTCCATGGCTTTTTTATCTGATTGCGATTGCCACGATGACGACAGGTACGGTCTTTTTAATGTGGGTTGGCGAGCAAATTACAGAACGGGGAATTGGAAATGGAATGAGTTTGATTATTACTCTGGGAATCCTCTCTCAAATCCCTACGGCTTTGGGGCTGATTCTTCAGCAATTAAACTTGAATTCCCAAGAACCTGGGCAGATGAATTTAGCAAGTGTCCTTGTTCTAGTTGCGGTATTTGTGCTGGTTACGATCGCTACCATTCTGATCATTCAAGGGCACAGGCGAATCCCCTTGCAGTATGCAAGACGTGTGGTGGGGAGAAAAGAAGTGCAAGGGGGCTCTTCCTATATTCCACTTAAAGTGAATTATGCGGGCGTTATCCCTGTTATTTTCGCTTCTTCTTTGCTATTATTCCCGGCTACTCTTGGAACTTTTTTAGGTCATGGAAATTGGTTGGGAGAGGTTGCGAGCTGGATTTCCCCTGGCAGTAGTGTGTATATGGCGTTGTTTGTGCTGCTCATCGTCTTCTTTACCTATTTTTGGACAGCCACTCAGTTTAGACCTGATCAAATAGCCTCTGATATGAAGAAAAATGGAGCTTTTATTCCAGGTGTTCGACAAGGGAAGCCAACGCAAGACTATTTGGAAAGCACGATGAATAAAATTACGTTGCTCGGAGCAATCTTTTTGGCTGGAATTGCCATTCTTCCCACATTAGTGGGGCGTTTTTTAGCGATTCCACAAACAATTAGTTACTTCTTTGGAGGAACTGCGTTGTTAATCCTCGTGGGGGTTGTTTTAGATACAATGAAGCAAATTGAGTCTCACCTTCTGATGAAGCGCTATGACGGTTTTATGAAGCGTGGACGGGTTAGAGGAAGATAA
- the rplO gene encoding 50S ribosomal protein L15, translating to MITLGTLKNDLRGRKQVRRVGRGIGSGVGKTCGRGQKGAGARSGYKRRLGYEGGQFRLFAKLPIRGFSNARFRKELDVVNLSQIEQAYQDGEVVNAETLASKGLLSGRTYGIKILGDGELTKKVSFEVHSLSATARDKLQKAKIKFQLSKS from the coding sequence ATGATTACACTTGGAACATTAAAAAATGATTTGCGTGGACGAAAACAAGTTCGACGCGTAGGGCGTGGAATCGGTTCTGGTGTTGGTAAAACTTGTGGCCGTGGTCAAAAAGGAGCGGGAGCGCGTTCCGGCTATAAGCGTCGCTTAGGTTATGAAGGTGGTCAGTTTCGCCTCTTTGCAAAACTTCCGATTCGTGGGTTTTCCAATGCGCGCTTTAGAAAAGAGTTAGACGTTGTCAATTTAAGCCAAATCGAGCAAGCCTATCAAGATGGCGAGGTTGTAAATGCTGAAACATTGGCAAGTAAGGGTCTTTTAAGCGGCCGTACTTATGGGATAAAAATTCTCGGTGATGGCGAATTAACAAAGAAAGTATCCTTTGAAGTGCACAGCTTGTCAGCAACTGCACGCGATAAACTCCAAAAAGCGAAAATTAAGTTTCAACTTTCGAAGTCCTAA
- the rpsE gene encoding 30S ribosomal protein S5, which yields MIKQAEGQKKEKKGSELTEKVLYINRCSKVVKGGRKFSFSALILVADGKGKIGYGFAKANELTDAIRKGGEAARKNLASYEMEGTTIPHEVTVTWDGATVMLKPAPEGSGVIAGSKVRAVLEMAGYTDVMAKNLRSSNPLNIVKATFKGLSLLRSRQKMKQIRGLA from the coding sequence ATGATAAAACAAGCAGAAGGCCAAAAAAAAGAAAAAAAGGGCAGCGAGCTGACTGAGAAAGTGCTCTATATTAATCGCTGTTCAAAAGTTGTTAAGGGTGGGCGTAAATTTAGTTTTTCCGCTCTTATTCTGGTTGCAGATGGGAAAGGAAAGATCGGTTATGGCTTTGCTAAAGCGAACGAATTGACCGATGCAATCCGTAAAGGTGGGGAAGCTGCAAGAAAGAACCTTGCTTCCTACGAAATGGAAGGGACAACCATTCCTCACGAAGTCACAGTTACTTGGGATGGAGCTACAGTGATGCTAAAGCCTGCTCCGGAAGGTTCTGGAGTGATTGCAGGCTCTAAAGTACGTGCTGTATTGGAAATGGCTGGTTATACAGATGTAATGGCTAAAAATTTGCGTTCAAGTAATCCACTTAACATTGTAAAAGCAACTTTCAAAGGTTTATCTTTATTGCGCAGTCGTCAAAAGATGAAACAAATTAGAGGTTTAGCATGA
- the rplR gene encoding 50S ribosomal protein L18: protein MRSELIRIQAIRKKRTMRIRKKIHGTSVEPRLCVVKSNKHLQVQLIDDDAGVTLGSIATFSKEYRESEFGKKSKQAARKLGEHIAKIASEQNIKAAKFDRGPAKFHGVLAELKDAAVAAGLKC, encoded by the coding sequence ATGAGATCAGAACTTATTAGGATTCAGGCGATTCGCAAAAAACGAACAATGCGAATTCGTAAAAAAATTCATGGGACCAGTGTGGAACCACGTCTGTGTGTTGTTAAGAGCAACAAGCATTTACAAGTACAGTTGATTGATGATGATGCTGGAGTAACTCTTGGCTCAATTGCAACGTTCTCCAAAGAATATCGCGAAAGCGAGTTTGGCAAAAAAAGCAAGCAGGCTGCCCGCAAATTAGGGGAGCATATTGCAAAGATTGCATCTGAGCAGAACATTAAAGCAGCTAAGTTTGATCGTGGTCCAGCTAAATTCCACGGGGTTTTAGCAGAACTTAAAGATGCAGCAGTTGCTGCTGGATTGAAGTGCTAA
- the rplF gene encoding 50S ribosomal protein L6 yields the protein MSRKGKLPISIPSGVEVKVNNGEISVKGPKGSLHGKIFPEIAISIEGDEVHVQLTEEAKDAGNLHGLYRSLVQNMVTGAHKGFQTRLEMIGVGYRASVQGQLLDLQLGFSHPTKLPIPQGIQVEVAEKNTVIIVSGVDKQKVGQFAATIRAMRPPEPYQGKGIRYSGEYVRRKDGKSASKK from the coding sequence ATGTCGCGTAAAGGAAAACTTCCCATCTCAATCCCAAGCGGTGTTGAAGTTAAAGTCAATAATGGGGAAATTTCTGTAAAAGGGCCTAAAGGTTCTTTGCATGGGAAAATCTTTCCTGAAATTGCAATAAGCATTGAAGGGGATGAAGTTCATGTGCAATTGACAGAAGAAGCAAAAGATGCAGGAAATTTGCACGGCCTTTATCGCTCTCTTGTTCAAAACATGGTGACAGGAGCACATAAAGGTTTTCAAACTCGCTTAGAAATGATTGGGGTCGGATATCGTGCATCCGTGCAAGGACAGCTTTTGGACCTACAGCTTGGTTTTTCGCATCCAACTAAATTGCCTATCCCTCAGGGCATTCAAGTTGAAGTAGCGGAAAAAAATACTGTGATTATTGTTTCTGGTGTAGATAAACAAAAAGTTGGACAGTTTGCCGCAACAATCCGCGCTATGAGACCTCCTGAGCCCTACCAAGGAAAAGGTATTCGCTATTCAGGAGAGTATGTTCGCAGAAAAGACGGAAAATCAGCTTCCAAAAAATAA
- the rpsH gene encoding 30S ribosomal protein S8, translating to MAVSDPVADFLTRIRNASKAQRRYVVIGWSKLKEGIAEILKTQGFIESYLIEKDENHRGIMRVYLKYTERRESVIKGLERVSKPGLRRYVRHDDIPFFYGGLGLSILSTSQGLLPGGEAKKRKIGGELLCRVW from the coding sequence ATGGCAGTTAGCGACCCAGTAGCCGATTTCCTCACAAGGATTCGCAATGCGAGTAAGGCACAACGCCGTTATGTTGTGATTGGCTGGAGCAAACTCAAAGAAGGTATTGCGGAAATCCTTAAAACCCAAGGGTTTATCGAAAGTTATCTGATTGAGAAAGATGAGAATCACCGTGGGATCATGAGAGTTTATTTGAAGTATACAGAAAGACGTGAGTCTGTCATTAAAGGTCTAGAAAGAGTTTCTAAGCCAGGCCTACGTCGATATGTAAGACATGATGATATTCCGTTTTTCTATGGCGGCTTAGGCTTGTCCATTTTGTCCACTTCGCAAGGATTACTTCCTGGAGGCGAGGCTAAAAAAAGAAAAATTGGTGGCGAACTTTTGTGTCGAGTTTGGTAA
- the rplE gene encoding 50S ribosomal protein L5 — protein sequence MSRLKKRYLETVKPELQKKFGYTNPCLIPVLKKIVINMGIAEASKDKNAIQDCVNELTLISGQKPIITKARKAISNFKLREKQPIGVKVTLRGQRMFDFLDRFCNIVCPRIRDFRGFPSKCDGLGNYTLGLDDQQVFPELNLDDVKKTQGMHITFVTSTSKDEECVELLRLLGLPFKNLPVSVAA from the coding sequence ATGTCTAGGTTAAAAAAGCGGTATCTGGAAACAGTCAAGCCCGAGCTGCAAAAAAAATTTGGGTATACAAATCCATGTCTGATCCCCGTTTTGAAGAAAATTGTGATCAACATGGGAATTGCAGAAGCAAGTAAGGATAAAAATGCGATTCAAGATTGTGTTAACGAGTTAACACTTATCTCAGGACAAAAGCCAATTATCACGAAAGCTAGAAAGGCGATCTCAAACTTTAAGTTGCGCGAAAAGCAGCCAATTGGAGTTAAAGTTACCCTTCGTGGACAGCGAATGTTTGACTTTCTTGATCGTTTCTGTAATATTGTATGTCCTCGCATACGAGACTTCCGTGGTTTTCCTTCAAAGTGTGATGGCCTCGGAAACTATACGCTCGGATTGGATGACCAACAAGTGTTTCCGGAATTGAATCTCGATGATGTAAAAAAGACACAAGGGATGCATATAACCTTCGTGACAAGTACATCCAAGGATGAAGAGTGTGTGGAATTGCTTCGTTTACTTGGACTTCCGTTTAAAAATTTACCTGTATCGGTAGCAGCTTAA